In a genomic window of Streptomyces sp. NBC_01142:
- a CDS encoding lamin tail domain-containing protein, with protein MSASSTARRIAATVLAAGAVVSAVALPASASAHDGDRHRQQPRVEISRVQADSPGRDNGSNRSLNAEWVEITNNTRRAVDLDGWTLRNRDGDRYRFDDVRVARHATVRIHTGVGRDTRTDLYQDRRHYVWDNRSDKATLRNDRGRTVDTETWGRHHRR; from the coding sequence ATGTCTGCTTCTTCGACCGCCCGCCGCATCGCGGCGACCGTCCTCGCCGCCGGCGCCGTCGTCTCTGCTGTCGCCCTGCCGGCCTCCGCCTCCGCCCACGACGGCGACCGGCACCGTCAGCAGCCGCGGGTCGAGATCAGCCGCGTGCAGGCGGACAGCCCCGGACGCGACAACGGCTCCAACCGTTCCCTGAACGCCGAGTGGGTCGAGATCACCAACAACACCCGCCGCGCCGTCGACCTGGACGGCTGGACGCTGCGCAACAGGGACGGCGACCGCTACCGCTTCGACGACGTCCGCGTCGCCCGCCACGCCACCGTCCGCATCCACACCGGCGTCGGCCGCGACACCCGCACCGACCTCTACCAGGACCGCCGCCACTACGTCTGGGACAACCGCTCCGACAAGGCCACCCTGCGCAACGACCGCGGCCGCACCGTCGACACCGAGACGTGGGGCCGCCACCACCGCCGCTAG
- a CDS encoding lamin tail domain-containing protein — protein sequence MRTHAVITAAIVAGTLAALTAGPAQAAEYSSALKVRGIQYDAPGRDSNSCSTGNTRDEYLTIKNYSSSATVNLRGYVVKDAAGNRFTFTANHYLQPGDYVKLRGGNGADSDSGNVVYRDNCNFLWNNDRDTIYLYKPSGSRADVHSYTKTGNDRDGNGYITFH from the coding sequence TTGCGTACCCATGCCGTCATAACCGCCGCCATCGTGGCCGGAACGCTCGCCGCGCTGACCGCCGGCCCGGCCCAGGCCGCCGAATACTCCTCCGCGCTCAAAGTCCGCGGCATCCAGTACGACGCACCCGGCAGGGACTCCAACAGCTGCTCCACCGGCAACACCCGCGACGAGTACCTGACCATCAAGAACTATTCGTCGTCGGCGACCGTCAACCTCCGCGGATACGTCGTCAAGGACGCCGCCGGCAACCGGTTCACGTTCACCGCCAACCACTACCTGCAGCCCGGGGACTATGTGAAGCTCCGGGGCGGCAACGGCGCCGACTCCGACAGCGGCAACGTCGTCTACCGCGACAACTGCAACTTCCTGTGGAACAACGACCGGGACACCATCTACCTCTACAAGCCGTCCGGCAGCCGCGCCGACGTCCACTCCTACACCAAGACCGGAAACGACCGCGACGGCAACGGCTACATCACCTTCCACTGA
- a CDS encoding endonuclease domain-containing protein, which produces MGKARTCVECGTRYLINAKGRAARYCGAACRTRGQSLQTSGSIYGLTVEQVREVRRVNACMICNSTDSGFESGIFAIDHCHELGIVRGALCQPCNLMLGNARDSIDVLLAAIKYLTKDHLAEPWNQGPRRVEVLRDRRDARLMDRLERTDKALSAAEERVKELETVLAAVDEDVSLVARRRARHADAVDRFIAIHFSPAPADSPPVPAGDIRRAWSAWAGGAQCPVTSLADALHVLGGVQRRSSSGRHWVGIALRAPAG; this is translated from the coding sequence ATGGGCAAGGCAAGAACCTGTGTGGAGTGCGGGACGAGATACCTCATCAACGCCAAGGGGAGGGCTGCGCGTTACTGCGGAGCAGCATGCAGAACCAGGGGTCAGTCTTTGCAGACGTCGGGGAGCATTTACGGACTGACAGTAGAGCAGGTGCGAGAGGTTCGCCGCGTCAATGCGTGCATGATCTGCAATTCGACGGATTCCGGATTCGAGTCCGGGATATTCGCCATCGACCATTGCCACGAGTTGGGCATAGTCAGAGGTGCACTGTGCCAGCCTTGCAATCTGATGCTGGGAAACGCCAGAGACAGCATCGACGTACTGTTGGCTGCCATTAAGTACCTCACGAAAGATCATCTGGCCGAGCCCTGGAATCAGGGGCCCAGGCGCGTGGAAGTGCTGAGAGATCGCCGTGACGCTCGCCTCATGGATCGACTCGAACGGACTGACAAGGCATTGAGTGCGGCTGAGGAACGCGTGAAGGAACTCGAGACAGTCTTGGCTGCTGTGGACGAGGACGTCTCCCTCGTAGCGCGTCGGCGGGCTCGGCACGCGGATGCCGTGGACCGCTTCATCGCGATCCACTTTTCCCCCGCGCCTGCCGACAGTCCTCCGGTGCCGGCAGGCGACATCCGAAGAGCATGGTCGGCCTGGGCCGGTGGTGCACAGTGTCCCGTGACGAGTTTGGCTGACGCCCTTCATGTACTCGGCGGCGTCCAAAGAAGATCCTCAAGCGGTCGACACTGGGTAGGTATCGCCTTGCGCGCGCCGGCAGGATGA
- a CDS encoding recombinase family protein, producing the protein MTATPYRERHHHQLPRSARQASLLRNYRYVRSLNTGGLRPTSRQTAESSTAGRLFFQIIAAMAEFERSLIKDRTRAGLEAAEAQGRTGGRPTVVSDDVLTVARARRARGESVSAIAKALKISRATLYRHLEGQA; encoded by the coding sequence GTGACGGCGACGCCTTATAGGGAACGTCACCACCACCAGCTACCTCGCTCCGCTCGGCAAGCCTCGCTCCTCCGTAATTACAGGTACGTCAGGTCGCTGAACACTGGCGGCCTGCGGCCGACCAGCAGGCAGACCGCTGAGAGCTCGACCGCCGGGCGCCTGTTCTTCCAAATCATCGCGGCCATGGCTGAGTTCGAGCGCTCACTCATCAAGGACCGAACAAGGGCAGGACTCGAAGCGGCCGAGGCGCAGGGCCGTACCGGTGGCCGGCCAACCGTAGTCAGTGACGACGTACTCACGGTGGCCCGAGCCAGGCGCGCCAGGGGCGAGAGCGTCAGCGCGATCGCCAAGGCACTCAAGATCTCTCGTGCCACCTTGTATCGCCACCTCGAAGGACAGGCCTGA
- a CDS encoding NUDIX domain-containing protein: MARTEYYDDPEAPEPNSLVVAASAVVTDDQGRILLQRRRDNDLWAFPGGGMEMADSLPGTAVREVKEETGLDVEIIGLVGTYTDPRHVIAYTDGEVRRQFNVCFTARVTGGELAISDESTELRFIDADDLADLPMHHTQRLRIQHFLEDRNRPYLG, translated from the coding sequence GTGGCGCGCACCGAGTACTACGACGATCCGGAGGCGCCGGAGCCGAACAGCTTGGTCGTTGCCGCGTCGGCCGTCGTGACCGACGACCAGGGGCGCATTCTGCTCCAGCGCCGACGCGACAACGATCTATGGGCGTTTCCCGGCGGCGGCATGGAGATGGCCGACTCCCTGCCCGGCACGGCAGTGCGTGAGGTCAAGGAGGAGACGGGACTCGACGTGGAGATCATCGGGCTGGTCGGCACCTACACCGATCCCCGTCACGTGATCGCCTACACGGACGGCGAGGTGCGCCGACAGTTCAACGTGTGCTTCACCGCGCGTGTGACTGGTGGAGAACTCGCGATCTCGGACGAGTCCACGGAGCTGAGGTTCATCGACGCGGACGACCTCGCAGATCTCCCCATGCACCACACGCAGCGGCTCCGCATCCAGCACTTCCTGGAAGACCGGAACCGGCCCTACCTCGGCTGA
- the msrA gene encoding peptide-methionine (S)-S-oxide reductase MsrA, which translates to MFLSHRTPQLPTPDQALRGRPEPEFQVPDRHTVLGNPLLGPYPQGLEVADFGMGCFWGAERKFWQTEGAWTTLVGYQGGSTPNPVYEEVCSGLTGHTEAVRVVFDPSVVSYAELLKLFWESHNPTQGFRQGNDVGTQYRSAIYTHSDAQATAAAASREAYQRVLTGSGYGTITTELLPAEGRPFYPAEAGHQQYLDKNPAGYCGIGGTGVKLSTPFETNWGASCPTGIAPAED; encoded by the coding sequence ATGTTCCTGTCCCACCGCACCCCCCAGCTCCCCACTCCCGACCAGGCCCTGCGCGGCCGCCCGGAGCCCGAATTCCAGGTCCCCGACCGCCACACCGTGCTGGGCAACCCCCTGCTGGGCCCCTACCCGCAGGGCCTGGAGGTCGCGGACTTCGGCATGGGCTGTTTCTGGGGCGCGGAGCGCAAGTTCTGGCAGACGGAAGGCGCCTGGACGACCCTGGTCGGCTACCAGGGCGGGTCCACCCCGAACCCTGTGTACGAAGAGGTCTGCTCGGGCCTGACGGGCCACACGGAGGCGGTCCGCGTCGTCTTCGACCCGTCGGTCGTGTCGTACGCGGAGCTGCTGAAGCTGTTCTGGGAGTCCCACAACCCGACGCAGGGCTTCCGCCAGGGCAATGACGTGGGCACGCAGTACCGCTCGGCGATCTACACCCACTCCGACGCCCAGGCGACGGCCGCCGCGGCCTCACGCGAGGCGTACCAGCGGGTCCTGACGGGGTCGGGGTACGGCACGATCACGACGGAGTTGCTGCCGGCGGAGGGCCGCCCGTTCTATCCGGCGGAGGCGGGCCACCAGCAGTACCTGGACAAGAACCCGGCGGGGTACTGCGGGATCGGCGGGACGGGCGTCAAGCTAAGTACCCCGTTCGAGACCAACTGGGGTGCCTCGTGCCCGACCGGCATCGCGCCTGCAGAGGACTGA
- a CDS encoding cystathionine gamma-synthase yields MTDQHSFHSFETLAIHAGNTADPLTGAVVPPIYQVSTYKQDGVGGLRGGYEYSRSANPTRTALEENLAALEGGRRGLAFASGLAAEDCLLRTLLAPGDHVVIPNDAYGGTFRLFAKVVSRWGVEWSVADTSDPAAVRAAVTPKTKVIWVETPSNPLLGITDIAAVADVAHGAGAKLVVDNTFASPYLQQPIALGADIVVHSLTKYMGGHSDVVGGALVAADETVGEELAYHQNAMGAVAGPFDAWLVLRGIKTLPVRMDRHSENASRVAELLTKHPKVTKVLYPGLAEHPGHEIAAKQMKAFGGMVSFQVVGGEEAAVEVCNRSKLFTLGESLGGVESLIEHPGRMTHASVVGSALEVPSDLVRLSVGIESADDLLADLKQALG; encoded by the coding sequence ATGACCGACCAGCACAGTTTCCACAGCTTCGAGACCCTCGCCATCCACGCGGGCAACACCGCGGATCCGCTGACCGGCGCGGTGGTCCCGCCCATCTACCAGGTGTCCACCTACAAGCAGGACGGGGTGGGTGGACTGCGCGGTGGCTACGAGTACAGCCGCAGCGCCAACCCGACGCGTACGGCACTGGAGGAGAACCTGGCGGCCCTGGAGGGCGGCCGGCGCGGGCTCGCCTTCGCGTCCGGACTGGCGGCCGAGGACTGCCTGCTCCGTACGCTGCTGGCGCCGGGCGACCATGTGGTGATCCCGAACGACGCGTACGGCGGCACTTTCCGGCTCTTCGCGAAGGTGGTCTCGCGGTGGGGCGTGGAGTGGTCGGTGGCCGACACCTCCGACCCCGCGGCGGTCCGTGCCGCGGTCACCCCGAAGACCAAGGTGATCTGGGTCGAGACCCCGTCCAACCCGCTCCTGGGTATCACCGACATCGCGGCGGTCGCGGACGTGGCGCACGGCGCGGGCGCCAAGCTCGTCGTCGACAACACCTTTGCGAGCCCCTACCTTCAGCAGCCGATCGCGCTCGGCGCGGACATCGTCGTGCACTCCCTGACGAAGTACATGGGCGGGCACTCGGACGTCGTCGGCGGTGCGCTGGTCGCGGCGGACGAGACGGTGGGCGAGGAACTGGCGTACCACCAGAACGCGATGGGTGCCGTCGCCGGGCCCTTCGACGCCTGGCTGGTGCTGCGCGGCATCAAGACCCTGCCCGTCCGGATGGACCGGCACAGCGAGAACGCCTCCCGTGTGGCGGAGTTGCTCACCAAGCACCCCAAGGTCACGAAGGTCCTCTACCCGGGTCTGGCCGAGCACCCGGGCCACGAGATCGCCGCGAAGCAGATGAAGGCCTTCGGTGGCATGGTGTCGTTCCAGGTCGTGGGCGGCGAGGAGGCGGCGGTCGAGGTCTGCAACCGTTCGAAGCTCTTCACACTGGGCGAGTCCCTGGGTGGCGTGGAGTCGCTGATCGAGCACCCCGGCCGGATGACGCACGCGTCGGTGGTGGGGTCGGCGCTCGAGGTTCCCTCCGACCTGGTGCGTCTGTCGGTGGGCATCGAGTCGGCGGACGACCTGCTGGCGGACCTGAAGCAGGCGCTGGGCTAG
- a CDS encoding DUF1059 domain-containing protein, producing the protein MTRKVADCRNSPSVMNCSLTISGEEEEVVRAASEHAVSVHGHTDDEELRTMVRASLEDEKANA; encoded by the coding sequence ATGACCAGAAAAGTTGCCGACTGCCGCAATTCGCCGAGCGTCATGAACTGCTCACTCACCATCTCCGGTGAGGAAGAGGAAGTCGTACGGGCCGCATCCGAGCACGCGGTCTCCGTCCACGGACACACGGACGACGAGGAGCTGCGCACGATGGTCCGCGCATCGCTCGAGGACGAGAAGGCCAACGCCTGA
- a CDS encoding sigma factor-like helix-turn-helix DNA-binding protein, translating to MSERQTAHRLRRAREFEAFVAGAAGRLLHAATLLTAEPPAANPHAQQLLTAALAHTYADWDRLRGEDPYDRTRQELVTRFARGAWRYHKVRGGRGGVLDRLTPQERLILVLRLYEGVAEEQTAALIGLPVERVRSISRRAIATMRSTPVATAS from the coding sequence GTGAGCGAGCGGCAGACTGCCCATCGGCTTCGCCGCGCCCGAGAATTCGAGGCATTCGTGGCGGGCGCCGCCGGCCGGCTGCTGCATGCCGCCACGCTCCTGACGGCCGAGCCGCCCGCCGCCAACCCGCACGCCCAGCAGTTGCTGACCGCCGCGCTTGCCCATACGTACGCGGACTGGGACCGGCTGCGCGGCGAGGACCCGTACGACCGCACCCGTCAGGAGCTCGTCACCCGCTTCGCCCGCGGCGCCTGGCGCTACCACAAGGTGCGGGGCGGTCGGGGCGGAGTGCTGGATCGGCTCACTCCGCAGGAGCGCCTGATCCTGGTACTGCGCCTGTACGAGGGAGTGGCGGAGGAACAGACGGCGGCGCTGATCGGGCTCCCGGTGGAACGCGTCCGGTCGATCTCCAGGCGCGCGATCGCAACGATGCGCAGCACACCGGTGGCGACGGCGTCATGA
- a CDS encoding MarR family winged helix-turn-helix transcriptional regulator, which yields MPTSQDMTTHLDPGLLDALQHQVAVFARRAEQTRLGGVGQVRNSMDRAAYLLLNRLDKEGPMGVKALAAGMGIDSSTVTRQVAPLVDTGLVKRTSHPEDGRAVVLQLSPRGQARLEEVRSSRRELMAQVTDGWTETERESFCTLLTRFNTALSARQSGPPSADTETPPTS from the coding sequence ATGCCCACTTCTCAGGACATGACGACTCATCTCGACCCCGGCCTCCTCGATGCCCTCCAGCACCAGGTGGCCGTCTTCGCACGCCGCGCGGAACAGACCCGGCTCGGCGGAGTCGGCCAGGTCCGCAACTCCATGGACCGCGCCGCCTACTTGCTGCTCAACCGGCTCGACAAGGAAGGCCCGATGGGCGTCAAGGCGCTCGCCGCGGGGATGGGGATCGACTCCTCGACCGTCACCCGCCAGGTCGCGCCGCTCGTCGACACCGGCCTGGTCAAGCGCACCTCGCACCCGGAGGACGGCCGCGCGGTCGTGCTCCAGCTCTCCCCGCGCGGCCAGGCCAGGCTCGAGGAGGTCCGCTCCTCGCGGCGCGAGCTCATGGCACAGGTGACGGACGGCTGGACGGAGACGGAGCGTGAGTCGTTCTGCACGCTGCTCACCCGTTTCAACACCGCGCTCTCGGCCCGCCAGTCGGGCCCGCCGTCCGCGGACACGGAGACGCCTCCGACCTCTTGA
- the ilvA gene encoding threonine ammonia-lyase translates to MSFSTSGTFRPVILDDIRGAQKMLSGVARMTAMEGSRHLSGLVGAPVHFKCENLQRTGSFKLRGAYVRIAGLSPVEKAAGVVAASAGNHAQGVALASSLLGVRSTVFMPVGAPLPKVAATREYGADVRMQGQVVDETLAAAQEYARETGAVFIHPFDHPDIIAGQGTVGLEILEQCPEVRTIVIGIGGGGLAAGIAVAVKALRPDVKLIGVQAEGAAAYPPSLSAGYPVTIESPSTMADGIKVGRPGDVPFKIIGDLVDEVRTVSEDALSSALLLCLERAKLVVEPAGASPVAALLSDPRAFEGPVVALLSGGNVDPLLMQRILRHGMAAAGRYLSLRLRLTDRPGALAGLLGALTVVDANVLDVGHVRTDPRLGLTEVEVELHLETKGPEHCVEVAAALREAGYTVLG, encoded by the coding sequence ATGAGCTTCAGCACGTCTGGCACCTTTCGCCCCGTCATCCTCGACGACATCCGAGGGGCGCAGAAGATGCTCTCCGGGGTGGCCAGGATGACCGCGATGGAGGGCAGCAGGCATCTGTCGGGGCTGGTGGGCGCCCCTGTCCACTTCAAGTGCGAGAACCTGCAGCGGACCGGGTCCTTCAAGCTGCGCGGTGCGTACGTACGGATCGCCGGGCTGTCTCCGGTGGAGAAGGCGGCGGGCGTCGTCGCCGCGTCCGCCGGAAACCACGCGCAGGGTGTGGCGCTGGCGTCCTCGCTGCTCGGCGTGCGTTCCACCGTGTTCATGCCGGTCGGGGCGCCGCTCCCGAAGGTTGCCGCGACCAGGGAGTACGGCGCCGATGTGCGGATGCAGGGTCAGGTGGTCGACGAGACCCTGGCCGCCGCGCAGGAGTACGCGCGCGAGACGGGCGCGGTCTTCATCCACCCCTTCGACCACCCCGACATCATCGCCGGGCAGGGCACGGTGGGTCTGGAGATCCTGGAGCAGTGCCCGGAGGTGCGGACGATCGTCATCGGGATCGGCGGCGGCGGGCTCGCGGCCGGTATCGCGGTGGCGGTGAAGGCGTTGCGTCCGGATGTGAAGCTGATCGGTGTGCAAGCGGAGGGCGCGGCCGCGTACCCGCCCTCGCTCTCGGCCGGATATCCGGTCACGATCGAGTCGCCGTCGACGATGGCGGACGGCATCAAGGTGGGCCGTCCCGGCGACGTGCCGTTCAAAATCATTGGCGATCTTGTCGACGAGGTCCGTACGGTCTCCGAGGATGCGCTTTCGAGCGCCCTGCTGCTCTGCCTGGAGCGGGCCAAACTGGTCGTCGAGCCGGCCGGGGCGAGCCCGGTGGCAGCGCTGCTGAGCGATCCGAGGGCGTTCGAGGGGCCGGTCGTCGCCCTGCTGTCGGGCGGCAATGTCGACCCGTTGCTGATGCAGCGCATCCTGCGGCACGGAATGGCCGCGGCGGGGCGCTATCTCTCGCTGCGGTTGCGGCTGACGGATCGGCCGGGAGCCCTCGCCGGGCTGCTCGGGGCGTTGACGGTGGTCGACGCCAACGTGCTCGATGTGGGGCATGTCCGGACTGATCCGCGGCTGGGACTTACGGAGGTGGAGGTGGAGTTGCACTTGGAGACGAAGGGCCCGGAGCACTGTGTGGAGGTCGCGGCGGCACTGCGCGAGGCGGGGTACACCGTCCTGGGCTGA
- a CDS encoding ATP-binding cassette domain-containing protein, whose translation MPGAIYAEGLVKTFGEVRALDGVDLDVPEGTVLGLLGPNGAGKTTAVRVLTTLLQPDSGKAVVAGIDVLKHPNEVRRCIGLSGQFAAVDEYLTGRENLQMVGQLYQMSGRDAKARAVELLDRFNLADAADRPAKTYSGGMRRRLDLAAALVVSPPVMFMDEPTTGLDPRNRMQLWEVIQELVGGGTTLLLTTQYLEEADHLAHDICVIDHGKVIARGTSDQLKARTGGERVEVVVHERDQITPARDVLAGFGKGEVAIEDHIRKLTVPVAGGAKLLAEVIRELDARGVEIDDIGLRRPTLDDVFISLTGHHAELEDQGNGGTPGAKSPQDAQPKKSRKETAK comes from the coding sequence ATGCCAGGCGCCATTTACGCCGAAGGTCTGGTCAAGACCTTCGGTGAGGTAAGGGCTCTGGACGGCGTCGATCTCGACGTCCCGGAAGGCACGGTCCTTGGCCTCCTCGGCCCCAACGGAGCCGGCAAGACCACCGCCGTCCGCGTACTCACCACTCTGCTGCAGCCCGACAGCGGCAAGGCCGTCGTCGCCGGTATCGACGTCCTGAAGCACCCGAACGAAGTCCGCCGCTGCATCGGCCTCTCCGGCCAATTCGCCGCGGTGGACGAATATCTGACGGGCCGTGAGAACCTCCAGATGGTCGGCCAGCTCTACCAGATGAGCGGGCGCGACGCGAAGGCCCGGGCGGTCGAGCTGCTCGACCGTTTCAACCTCGCGGACGCCGCCGACCGTCCCGCCAAGACGTACTCCGGCGGTATGCGCCGCCGGCTCGACCTCGCCGCGGCCCTGGTGGTCTCCCCGCCCGTGATGTTCATGGACGAGCCCACCACCGGACTCGACCCCCGCAACCGGATGCAGCTGTGGGAAGTCATCCAGGAACTGGTCGGCGGCGGTACGACGCTGCTGCTCACCACCCAGTACCTCGAAGAGGCCGACCACCTGGCCCATGACATCTGCGTCATCGACCACGGCAAGGTCATCGCCCGCGGTACCTCGGACCAGCTCAAGGCCCGTACGGGCGGCGAGCGTGTCGAGGTCGTCGTGCACGAGCGCGACCAGATCACCCCCGCCCGCGACGTGCTGGCCGGCTTCGGCAAGGGCGAGGTCGCGATCGAGGACCACATCCGCAAGCTCACCGTCCCGGTCGCCGGTGGCGCCAAGCTGCTCGCCGAAGTCATCCGTGAACTGGACGCCCGCGGTGTCGAGATCGACGACATCGGCCTGCGCCGTCCCACCCTCGACGACGTCTTCATCTCCCTCACCGGCCACCACGCCGAGCTGGAGGACCAGGGGAACGGCGGGACGCCGGGCGCGAAGAGTCCCCAGGACGCGCAGCCCAAGAAGTCCAGGAAGGAGACCGCGAAGTGA
- a CDS encoding ABC transporter permease has translation MTSTTDAVKIAAPRPRGGIVQSFNDSLVVAKRNLIRMLRIPEMIIFGLIQPIMFVVLFSYVFGGSISVNGDISPAAYREFLMAGIFAQTVTFATAGAGAGIADDMHKGLIDRFRSLPMARGAVLTGRTLADLVQTALTLVVLAIVALIVGWRTHEDIASVLAGFALLLLLGYAFSWIGALIGLSVRTPEAATSGGLIWLFPLTFISNAFVPSDNMPTFLRTIAEWNPFSATVQAARELFGNLPPDYKAPDAWPMQHPVWASIIWSVLIIVAFRTLAVRKYRSATA, from the coding sequence GTGACCTCCACAACGGACGCCGTCAAGATCGCGGCCCCCAGGCCCCGCGGCGGCATCGTGCAGTCGTTCAACGACTCGCTCGTCGTCGCCAAGCGCAATCTGATCCGGATGCTGCGCATCCCGGAGATGATCATCTTCGGGCTGATCCAGCCCATCATGTTCGTGGTGCTGTTCAGCTATGTCTTCGGCGGCTCGATCTCCGTCAACGGCGACATCTCACCGGCCGCGTACCGCGAATTCCTGATGGCGGGGATCTTCGCGCAGACCGTCACGTTCGCCACGGCGGGCGCGGGCGCCGGTATCGCCGACGATATGCACAAGGGCCTCATCGACCGGTTCCGGTCGCTGCCCATGGCGCGCGGAGCGGTCCTCACCGGCCGTACGCTCGCCGACCTCGTGCAGACCGCGCTCACCCTGGTGGTGCTCGCGATCGTCGCCCTGATCGTCGGCTGGCGCACCCACGAGGACATCGCCAGCGTGCTGGCGGGCTTCGCCCTGCTGCTCCTGCTCGGGTACGCGTTCTCCTGGATCGGCGCGCTGATCGGCCTCTCGGTCCGTACGCCCGAGGCGGCCACATCGGGCGGGCTGATCTGGCTCTTCCCGCTCACGTTCATCTCGAACGCCTTCGTGCCGTCGGACAACATGCCCACGTTCCTGCGGACCATCGCCGAGTGGAATCCCTTCAGCGCGACGGTGCAGGCCGCCCGTGAGCTGTTCGGCAATCTGCCGCCGGACTACAAGGCGCCCGATGCCTGGCCCATGCAGCATCCCGTCTGGGCCTCGATCATCTGGTCCGTCCTGATCATCGTGGCCTTCCGGACGCTGGCGGTGCGCAAGTACCGCTCGGCGACGGCCTGA
- the greA gene encoding transcription elongation factor GreA: MTQTSENVTWLTQEAYNQLKAELEYLSGPARTEIATKIAAAREEGDLRENGGYHAAKEEQGKQELRVRQLTQLLEHAKVGEAPAVADGVVAPGTVVTIAFDGDEDDTATFLLASREYASADIETYSPQSPLGSGVNGKKVGENAEYELPNGKKASVKILAAKPYKG; this comes from the coding sequence GTGACCCAGACCAGCGAAAACGTCACCTGGCTCACCCAGGAGGCGTACAACCAGCTCAAGGCCGAGCTGGAGTACCTGTCTGGTCCTGCGCGCACGGAGATCGCCACCAAGATCGCCGCTGCGCGTGAGGAAGGCGACCTGCGCGAGAACGGCGGGTACCACGCGGCCAAGGAGGAGCAGGGCAAGCAGGAGCTCCGGGTTCGCCAGCTGACCCAGCTCCTGGAGCACGCCAAGGTCGGCGAGGCGCCTGCCGTCGCGGACGGCGTGGTCGCGCCCGGCACGGTCGTGACGATCGCCTTCGACGGCGACGAGGACGACACCGCGACGTTCCTGCTCGCCTCGCGGGAGTACGCGAGCGCCGACATCGAGACGTACTCACCGCAGTCCCCGCTCGGGTCCGGCGTGAACGGCAAGAAGGTCGGCGAGAACGCGGAGTACGAGCTGCCGAACGGCAAGAAGGCTTCGGTGAAGATCCTTGCGGCCAAGCCGTACAAGGGCTGA
- a CDS encoding DUF4307 domain-containing protein: MTAVREELPEGRYGRSADRRADRRLKIVGAGMGVALLAMVGWFGYDYIAGQKISAELIKFDVASDTEVQVHLEVRKESDATGTCTLRSRAKDGAEVGRLDVRIDQRDEQRIDQVVKVRTTARATSAELVGCTAS, translated from the coding sequence ATGACCGCGGTGCGCGAGGAGCTCCCGGAGGGCCGCTACGGCCGCTCGGCGGACCGGCGTGCGGACCGCAGGCTCAAGATCGTGGGCGCGGGCATGGGCGTCGCACTGCTCGCCATGGTCGGCTGGTTCGGTTACGACTACATCGCGGGCCAGAAGATCAGCGCTGAGCTCATCAAGTTCGATGTCGCCTCCGACACCGAGGTCCAGGTGCACCTGGAGGTGCGCAAGGAGAGCGACGCCACCGGCACCTGCACCCTGCGCTCCCGTGCGAAGGACGGCGCCGAGGTGGGACGCCTGGACGTCCGTATAGACCAGCGGGACGAGCAGCGGATCGACCAGGTGGTGAAGGTGCGCACCACCGCGCGTGCGACGAGCGCAGAACTGGTCGGCTGCACCGCAAGCTGA